In Streptomyces sp. NBC_01551, one DNA window encodes the following:
- the cseB gene encoding two-component system response regulator CseB — MAETHVLFVEDDDVIREATTLALERDGFVVTAMPDGLSGLESFRADRPDIALLDVMVPGMDGVSLCRRIRDESTVPVIMLSARADSIDVVLGLEAGADDYVTKPFDGSVLVARIRAVLRRFGHAGGANGGGRGDGDADGERGVLTFGELEVDTEGMEVRKSGAPVALTPTEMRLLLEFSSAPGTVLSRDRLLERVWDYDWGGDTRVVDVHVQRLRTKIGQDRIETVRGFGYKLKA; from the coding sequence ATGGCCGAGACCCATGTGCTGTTTGTGGAGGACGACGACGTCATCCGCGAAGCCACGACCCTGGCGCTGGAGCGCGACGGGTTCGTGGTCACCGCCATGCCCGACGGGCTGTCCGGACTGGAGTCCTTCCGCGCCGACCGGCCCGACATCGCACTGCTCGACGTGATGGTCCCCGGCATGGACGGCGTCAGCCTGTGCCGGCGGATCCGCGACGAGTCCACCGTCCCGGTGATCATGCTGTCGGCGCGCGCGGACTCCATCGACGTCGTCCTCGGCCTGGAGGCGGGCGCCGACGACTACGTCACCAAGCCCTTCGACGGCTCGGTGCTCGTCGCCCGGATCCGCGCCGTGCTGCGCCGCTTCGGCCACGCGGGCGGCGCGAACGGCGGGGGCCGGGGCGACGGCGACGCGGACGGCGAGCGCGGGGTGCTCACCTTCGGCGAGCTGGAGGTCGACACCGAGGGCATGGAGGTACGCAAGTCGGGCGCCCCGGTCGCGCTGACGCCCACCGAGATGCGGCTGCTGCTGGAGTTCTCCTCCGCGCCCGGCACCGTCCTGTCGCGCGACCGCCTGCTGGAGCGGGTCTGGGACTACGACTGGGGCGGCGACACCCGCGTCGTGGACGTCCACGTCCAGCGACTGCGCACCAAGATCGGACAGGACCGGATCGAAACGGTCCGAGGCTTCGGATACAAGCTGAAGGCATGA
- a CDS encoding SigE family RNA polymerase sigma factor yields MAHGEVLEFEDYVRTRQDALLRSARRLVPDPTDAQDLLQTALVRTYGRWDGIADKSLADAYLRRVMINTRTEWWRARKLEEVPTEQLPDASVEDGSDQRADRALLMDILKVLAPKQRSVVVLRHWEQMSTEETAAALGMSAGTVKSTLHRALARLRQELESRDLDMRALERGDHTSRYEGRERCAA; encoded by the coding sequence ATGGCGCACGGCGAGGTACTCGAGTTCGAGGACTACGTACGCACTCGACAGGACGCCCTCCTGCGCAGCGCCCGGCGCCTGGTCCCGGACCCGACGGACGCGCAGGACCTCCTGCAGACCGCCCTCGTGCGCACCTACGGCCGCTGGGACGGCATCGCCGACAAGTCCCTCGCCGACGCCTACCTGCGCCGGGTCATGATCAACACCCGGACCGAGTGGTGGCGGGCCCGCAAGCTCGAAGAGGTCCCCACCGAGCAGCTCCCCGACGCCTCCGTCGAGGACGGCTCCGACCAGCGCGCCGACCGCGCCCTGCTGATGGACATCCTCAAGGTGCTCGCGCCCAAGCAGCGCAGTGTGGTGGTGCTGCGACACTGGGAGCAGATGAGCACCGAGGAGACGGCCGCGGCGCTCGGCATGTCGGCGGGAACCGTGAAGAGCACTCTGCACCGCGCACTGGCCAGGCTCCGGCAGGAGCTGGAGAGCCGGGACCTGGACATGCGTGCGCTCGAACGCGGTGACCACACCAGCCGTTACGAGGGGCGGGAGCGGTGCGCGGCCTGA
- a CDS encoding A/G-specific adenine glycosylase produces MTATPVSPATVTTPDVSHALHSPVIAWFDEHARDLPWRRPEAGPWGVMVSEFMLQQTPVSRVLPVYEQWLARWPRPADLAAEAPGEAVRAWGRLGYPRRALRLHGAAVAITDRHGGDVPRDHAQLLALPGIGEYTAAAVASFAYGQRHAVLDTNVRRVFARTSTGVEYPPNATTAAERRLARALLPEDEETAARWAAASMELGALVCTAKSPDCARCPVAGLCAWRLAGKPAHEGPPRRGQTYAGTDRQVRGKLLAVLREAVGPVPGALLDTVWDEPVQRARALDGLVSDGLVEPLAQGMYRLPQSSPN; encoded by the coding sequence ATGACTGCGACCCCGGTATCCCCCGCCACCGTCACCACCCCCGACGTGTCCCACGCCCTGCACTCCCCCGTGATCGCGTGGTTCGACGAGCACGCCCGCGACCTGCCCTGGCGCCGCCCCGAGGCCGGCCCCTGGGGGGTCATGGTCAGCGAGTTCATGCTCCAGCAGACCCCCGTCAGCCGGGTCCTTCCGGTGTACGAGCAGTGGCTCGCCCGGTGGCCCCGGCCCGCCGACCTGGCCGCCGAGGCCCCCGGCGAGGCGGTTCGGGCCTGGGGCCGGCTCGGCTACCCGCGCCGGGCGCTGCGCCTGCACGGCGCGGCCGTCGCGATAACGGACCGGCACGGCGGCGACGTACCCCGCGACCACGCGCAGCTGCTCGCACTGCCCGGCATCGGCGAGTACACGGCCGCCGCCGTGGCCTCCTTCGCCTACGGGCAGCGGCACGCGGTGCTCGACACCAACGTCCGGCGGGTCTTCGCCCGCACCTCCACCGGAGTCGAGTACCCGCCGAACGCCACCACGGCCGCCGAGCGGCGCCTGGCCCGGGCGCTGCTGCCCGAGGACGAGGAGACCGCCGCGCGCTGGGCGGCGGCCTCCATGGAGCTGGGCGCCCTGGTGTGCACGGCGAAGTCCCCGGACTGCGCGCGCTGCCCGGTGGCCGGGCTGTGCGCGTGGCGGCTGGCCGGGAAGCCGGCCCACGAGGGGCCGCCGCGGCGCGGGCAGACGTACGCCGGGACGGACCGGCAGGTGCGCGGCAAGCTGCTCGCCGTACTCCGGGAGGCGGTGGGGCCGGTTCCGGGGGCCCTGCTGGACACCGTCTGGGACGAGCCCGTGCAGCGGGCCCGGGCGCTGGACGGGCTGGTCTCGGACGGGCTGGTGGAGCCGCTCGCGCAGGGCATGTACCGGCTTCCGCAGAGCTCGCCGAACTGA
- a CDS encoding phosphatase PAP2 family protein — protein sequence MDSSRLYLDITGFAHSTPGWVQSLFEAWTRYGLFVFGLLFVAVWWRARRQDGSRAVALAILAPLATAVAYVVSELVKSVVDEERPCRAVAGAAIPLVECPAFGDWSFPSNHSAIAGAAAVALALAVRRLAAVTIPLALLMAFSRVFVGVHYPHDVTLGLLLGGSLAALLVLGFAGRISTITAAMRASGGRAAVWFTGPGPAR from the coding sequence ATGGACAGTTCACGCCTTTACCTCGACATCACCGGCTTCGCGCACTCCACACCCGGATGGGTGCAGTCGCTGTTCGAGGCCTGGACGCGGTACGGACTGTTCGTCTTCGGTCTGCTCTTCGTCGCCGTGTGGTGGCGAGCCCGCCGCCAGGACGGTTCCCGCGCCGTGGCGCTCGCCATCCTCGCCCCGCTGGCGACCGCCGTCGCCTACGTCGTCTCGGAGCTGGTCAAGTCCGTCGTGGACGAGGAGCGGCCCTGCCGGGCCGTTGCCGGGGCGGCGATCCCGCTGGTGGAGTGCCCCGCCTTCGGGGACTGGTCGTTCCCCAGCAACCACTCCGCCATCGCCGGCGCCGCCGCCGTCGCGCTGGCCCTGGCCGTCCGCCGGCTCGCGGCGGTGACGATCCCGCTCGCGCTGCTGATGGCCTTCTCCCGGGTCTTCGTCGGCGTGCACTACCCGCACGACGTGACCCTCGGCCTGCTGCTCGGCGGCTCGCTGGCCGCGCTGCTCGTCCTCGGGTTCGCCGGTCGGATCAGTACGATCACCGCCGCCATGCGGGCGAGCGGCGGCCGCGCGGCTGTCTGGTTCACCGGTCCGGGACCGGCGAGGTAG
- the disA gene encoding DNA integrity scanning diadenylate cyclase DisA yields the protein MAAKDGAAASGKSGASSKQEAMMRASLSAVAPGQPLRDGLERIVRGNTGGLIVLGMDKSVEAMCTGGFVLDVEFTATRLRELCKLDGALILDKDITKILRAGVQLVPDASIPTEETGTRHRTADRVSKQCGFPVVSVSQSMRLIALYVDGERRVLEESGAILSRANQALATLERYKLRLDEVAGTLSALEIEDLVTVRDVTAVAQRLEMVRRIATEIAEYVVELGTDGRLLSLQLDELTVGIEQERELVIRDYVPEPTAKRSRTVDEALPALDALSHPELLELGIVARALGYTGSPETLDSAVSPRGYRLLAKVPRLPGAIIERLVEHFGGLQKLLAASVDDLQTVDGVGEARARSVREGLSRLAESSILERYV from the coding sequence GTGGCAGCCAAGGACGGGGCAGCAGCATCCGGCAAGTCGGGAGCGAGCTCCAAGCAGGAGGCCATGATGCGTGCCTCGCTGAGCGCGGTCGCACCTGGTCAGCCGCTGCGTGACGGCCTGGAACGGATCGTTCGCGGCAACACCGGCGGGCTGATCGTCCTCGGGATGGACAAGTCCGTCGAGGCGATGTGCACCGGCGGTTTCGTGCTGGACGTGGAGTTCACCGCGACGCGGCTGCGGGAGCTGTGCAAGCTCGACGGCGCGCTGATCCTGGACAAGGACATCACCAAGATCCTGCGGGCGGGCGTGCAGCTGGTGCCGGACGCGTCGATTCCGACGGAGGAGACGGGGACGCGGCACCGGACCGCGGACCGGGTCTCGAAGCAGTGCGGCTTCCCGGTCGTCTCGGTGTCGCAGTCGATGCGCCTGATCGCGCTGTACGTCGACGGCGAACGCCGTGTCCTGGAGGAGTCCGGGGCGATCCTGTCGCGGGCGAACCAGGCGCTGGCGACGCTGGAGCGGTACAAGCTCCGCCTGGACGAGGTGGCCGGGACGCTGTCCGCGCTGGAGATCGAGGACCTGGTCACGGTGCGCGACGTGACGGCGGTCGCGCAGCGGCTGGAAATGGTGCGCCGGATCGCGACGGAAATCGCGGAGTACGTGGTCGAGCTGGGCACGGACGGGCGGCTGCTCTCCCTCCAGCTGGACGAGCTGACGGTGGGCATCGAGCAGGAACGCGAGCTGGTCATCCGGGACTACGTGCCGGAGCCGACGGCGAAGCGGTCGCGGACGGTGGACGAGGCGCTGCCGGCGCTGGACGCGCTGTCGCACCCGGAGCTGCTGGAACTGGGCATCGTCGCGCGGGCGCTGGGGTACACGGGCTCCCCGGAGACGCTGGACTCGGCGGTGTCCCCGCGGGGCTACCGGCTGCTGGCGAAGGTGCCGAGGCTGCCGGGGGCCATCATCGAGCGGCTGGTCGAGCACTTCGGCGGGCTGCAGAAGCTGCTGGCGGCGTCGGTGGACGACCTCCAGACGGTCGACGGCGTCGGCGAAGCCCGTGCGCGCAGCGTCCGCGAGGGCCTGTCCCGCCTGGCGGAATCCTCGATCCTGGAACGCTACGTCTAA
- the radA gene encoding DNA repair protein RadA, with amino-acid sequence MAARTSRSSAKDRPSYRCTECGYTTAKWLGRCPECQAWGTVEELGGAPAVRTTAAGRVSAPALPIAQVDGRTATARSTGVDELDRVLGGGLVPGAVVLLAGEPGVGKSTLLLDVAAKAASEAHRTLYVTGEESASQVRLRADRINALSDHLYLAAETDLSAVLGHLDAVKPSLLILDSVQTVASPEIDGAPGGMAQVREVAGALIRASKERGMATLLVGHVTKDGAIAGPRLLEHLVDVVLSFEGDRHARLRLVRGVKNRYGATDEVGCFELHDEGITGLADPSGLFLTRRAEAVPGTCLTVTLEGKRPLVAEVQALTVDSQIPSPRRTTSGLETSRVSMMLAVLEQRGRITALGKRDIYSATVGGVKLTEPAADLAIALALASAASDVPLPKNLVAIGEVGLAGEVRRVTGVQRRLAEAHRLGFTHALVPVDPGRVPAGMKVTEVADMGDALRALPRGRSRTKGAERDPN; translated from the coding sequence ATGGCTGCCCGTACATCTCGTTCATCCGCCAAGGACCGGCCGTCCTACCGCTGTACCGAGTGCGGGTACACCACCGCGAAGTGGCTCGGGCGCTGCCCCGAGTGCCAGGCCTGGGGGACGGTCGAGGAGCTCGGCGGCGCGCCGGCCGTCCGGACCACGGCGGCCGGCCGGGTCTCCGCGCCCGCGCTGCCGATCGCGCAGGTCGACGGCCGGACGGCCACCGCGCGCAGCACCGGCGTGGACGAGCTGGACCGGGTGCTCGGCGGCGGGCTCGTGCCCGGGGCCGTCGTGCTGCTCGCGGGCGAGCCGGGCGTCGGCAAGTCGACGCTGCTGCTGGACGTGGCGGCGAAGGCGGCGAGCGAGGCGCACCGCACCCTGTACGTCACGGGCGAGGAGTCGGCGAGCCAGGTGCGGCTGCGGGCCGACCGGATCAACGCGCTCAGCGATCACCTCTACCTCGCCGCGGAGACCGATCTGTCGGCGGTGCTGGGGCACCTCGACGCCGTGAAGCCCTCGCTGCTGATCCTGGACTCCGTACAGACGGTGGCCTCCCCCGAGATCGACGGGGCGCCGGGCGGCATGGCCCAGGTGCGGGAGGTGGCCGGGGCGCTGATCCGGGCCTCCAAGGAGCGCGGGATGGCCACGCTGCTGGTCGGCCACGTCACCAAGGACGGGGCGATCGCCGGTCCCCGGCTGCTGGAGCACCTGGTGGACGTCGTCCTGAGCTTCGAGGGCGACCGGCACGCGCGGCTGCGGCTGGTGCGCGGCGTGAAGAACCGGTACGGCGCGACGGACGAGGTCGGCTGCTTCGAGCTCCACGACGAGGGGATCACCGGCCTCGCCGACCCCAGCGGGCTCTTCCTGACCCGGCGCGCGGAGGCGGTGCCGGGGACCTGTCTGACGGTGACGCTGGAGGGCAAGCGTCCGCTGGTCGCGGAGGTGCAGGCGCTGACGGTGGACTCGCAGATCCCCTCGCCCCGGCGGACCACGTCCGGGCTGGAGACCTCCCGGGTCTCGATGATGCTGGCGGTGCTGGAGCAGCGCGGCCGGATCACCGCGCTCGGCAAGCGGGACATCTACAGCGCGACGGTGGGCGGGGTGAAGCTCACCGAGCCCGCGGCCGACCTGGCGATCGCGCTCGCGCTGGCATCCGCCGCCAGTGACGTGCCGCTGCCGAAGAACCTGGTCGCGATCGGGGAGGTCGGCCTGGCGGGTGAGGTGCGGCGGGTGACCGGCGTACAGCGGCGGCTCGCGGAGGCGCACCGGCTGGGGTTCACGCACGCGCTGGTGCCGGTGGATCCGGGGCGGGTGCCGGCGGGGATGAAGGTGACGGAGGTCGCCGACATGGGTGACGCGCTACGGGCGTTGCCGCGCGGGCGCTCGCGCACGAAGGGCGCCGAGCGGGACCCGAACTGA